A region from the Kribbella shirazensis genome encodes:
- a CDS encoding Ig-like domain-containing protein, whose amino-acid sequence MTETQPVESPTPGWSRRGFVGTTAAAIGVASLGITPTASAKTAAGTAASDDQLPAFPGAEGAGKWAKGGRGGSVYEVTTLADSGPGSLRDAVSGSDRTVVFRVSGTIHLETGLMISGNNLTIAGQTAPGGGICVAGHGTGIKGGAHDIVIRYLRFRLGDLTSVVGDAFETNVPGSVSPEIRNLIIDHCSFSWAVDECLSPYGNFDVTVQWCIVSEGLALSTHPKNRHGYGGIWGGERNTYHHNLIAHQGGRQPRFGYTEAINLEVDYYNNVVYDHGYTSVYGGEWANGINIMNNFYKPGPTTLPEVAPVVVSANRGGQWHISGNEVEGHPDVTAHNRRGIRYPIGGIVELAEPQSIPGRGDVQPAAKAYEAVLAGAGAILPKRDAADARLVEEVRNGTGRLLNSQKEVGGYPELIQAEAPVDSDHDGIPDWWEKANGLDPNDPSDAQKIAPNGYTYLENYLNSLVPDPVGNPTVRITGPAQNQVFAGRTAPTVTIAADAAAAKGGELAKVEFFVGDQVIGTATRAPYQAQWKDVADGSYWVTARATDKNGTATQSSSVQIHVNRQTGTAGWTSASIGKPPVPGSGNLENGVLTIKGSGRIYARTSNFHYVYQKLQVGGAGAVSSLTARLDKVSKIANGLTAGLMIRDSLDPAAPFMYGGIGFGVAGGYGTVNDNASAAPTATDDGGMKAQAIRIQTHGAVPSVGPWPWDDSYLDPTKVYWLRLLRRERPQAREVEFEAFISTDQVKWDRFGYERIMMPSRTFYIGFAIDGGRIDNALIDYGTAQFSNIKLEQQ is encoded by the coding sequence ATGACCGAAACTCAACCGGTCGAATCCCCGACACCGGGTTGGTCCCGGCGTGGATTCGTCGGGACCACCGCGGCCGCCATCGGCGTCGCGTCCCTCGGGATCACCCCGACGGCGAGCGCGAAGACCGCCGCCGGCACCGCCGCGTCCGACGACCAGCTGCCTGCCTTCCCCGGTGCCGAGGGCGCCGGCAAGTGGGCCAAAGGCGGTCGCGGCGGCTCCGTGTACGAGGTCACCACGCTGGCCGATTCCGGACCCGGATCGCTGCGGGACGCGGTCTCCGGCTCCGACCGGACCGTCGTGTTCCGGGTCTCCGGGACGATCCACCTCGAGACCGGCCTGATGATCTCCGGCAACAACCTGACCATCGCCGGACAGACCGCGCCTGGTGGCGGGATCTGCGTGGCCGGTCACGGCACCGGGATCAAGGGCGGCGCGCACGACATCGTGATCCGCTACCTGCGGTTCCGCCTCGGCGACCTGACGTCGGTGGTGGGTGACGCGTTCGAGACCAACGTGCCGGGCTCGGTGAGCCCGGAGATCCGCAACCTGATCATCGACCACTGCTCGTTCAGCTGGGCGGTCGACGAGTGCCTGTCGCCGTACGGGAACTTCGACGTCACGGTCCAGTGGTGCATCGTCTCCGAGGGCCTCGCGCTGTCCACGCACCCGAAGAACCGGCACGGGTACGGCGGTATCTGGGGTGGCGAGCGGAACACCTACCACCACAACCTGATCGCCCACCAGGGTGGACGGCAGCCGCGCTTCGGCTACACCGAGGCGATCAACCTCGAGGTCGACTACTACAACAACGTGGTCTACGACCACGGGTACACCTCGGTGTACGGCGGCGAGTGGGCCAACGGCATCAACATCATGAACAACTTCTACAAGCCGGGCCCGACCACGCTCCCCGAGGTCGCACCGGTCGTGGTGAGCGCGAACCGCGGCGGCCAGTGGCACATCTCGGGTAACGAGGTCGAGGGCCACCCGGACGTCACCGCGCACAACCGGCGCGGGATCAGGTACCCGATCGGCGGCATCGTCGAGCTGGCCGAGCCGCAGTCGATCCCCGGCCGCGGTGACGTGCAGCCGGCCGCGAAGGCGTACGAGGCGGTGCTGGCCGGCGCCGGTGCGATCCTGCCGAAGCGCGATGCGGCCGACGCCCGGCTGGTCGAGGAGGTCCGCAACGGCACCGGCCGGCTGCTGAACTCGCAGAAGGAAGTGGGCGGCTACCCGGAGCTGATCCAGGCCGAGGCGCCGGTCGACTCCGACCACGACGGCATCCCGGACTGGTGGGAGAAGGCGAACGGCCTCGACCCGAACGACCCGTCCGACGCGCAGAAGATCGCGCCGAACGGCTACACCTACCTGGAGAACTACCTCAACTCGCTGGTCCCGGACCCGGTCGGCAACCCGACGGTGCGGATCACCGGCCCGGCGCAGAACCAGGTCTTCGCCGGCCGGACGGCGCCGACCGTGACGATCGCGGCCGACGCCGCGGCGGCCAAGGGCGGTGAGCTGGCCAAGGTCGAGTTCTTCGTCGGCGACCAGGTGATCGGTACCGCGACACGGGCGCCGTACCAGGCCCAATGGAAAGACGTTGCCGACGGCTCCTACTGGGTGACCGCGAGGGCGACGGACAAGAACGGTACGGCGACCCAGTCGAGCTCCGTCCAGATCCACGTCAACCGCCAGACCGGTACGGCGGGCTGGACCTCGGCGTCGATCGGGAAGCCGCCGGTGCCGGGCTCCGGCAACCTGGAGAACGGTGTCCTGACCATCAAGGGGTCGGGCCGGATCTACGCGCGGACCAGCAACTTCCACTACGTCTACCAGAAGCTCCAGGTCGGCGGCGCCGGTGCGGTCTCGAGCCTCACCGCGCGACTGGACAAGGTCAGCAAGATCGCCAACGGGCTGACCGCGGGCCTGATGATCCGCGACTCGCTGGACCCGGCCGCGCCGTTCATGTACGGCGGGATCGGCTTCGGCGTGGCCGGCGGGTACGGCACCGTCAACGACAACGCGAGCGCCGCGCCGACGGCCACCGACGACGGTGGCATGAAGGCCCAGGCGATCCGCATCCAGACCCACGGAGCGGTGCCGAGTGTCGGCCCGTGGCCGTGGGACGACAGCTACCTGGATCCCACGAAGGTGTACTGGCTGCGGCTGCTCCGGCGCGAACGCCCGCAGGCCCGCGAGGTCGAGTTCGAGGCCTTCATCTCCACGGATCAGGTCAAGTGGGACCGCTTCGGCTACGAAAGGATCATGATGCCGAGCCGGACCTTCTACATCGGTTTCGCGATCGACGGCGGCAGGATCGACAACGCCTTGATCGACTATGGCACCGCGCAGTTCAGCAACATCAAGCTCGAGCAGCAGTGA
- a CDS encoding glycoside hydrolase family 127 protein — translation MPLRPLPFGSTSITGGFWLERQRTNRDATIPAAAQRLEEVGTLENFRRAAGTESGGFAGKLFADTDVYKWLEAVAWEQAREPSPQLADWQSGASALVAAAQEPDGYLNTHTRLALGGQRYGDLEKGHELYCAGHLLQAAVAQVRATGDRTLLDVASRFADHLCKTFGPGRLEGVDGHPLIEMALVELYRETGTAAYLELASYFVEARGHGTLTPPGHHGPAYFQDHLPVRDVRTIAGHAVRALYLAAGATDVAVETGDAELLDALQATWQTMVDSQTYLTGGVGSRWYGEAFGDPFELPPDAAYCETCAAIASVQWSWRLLLATGESKYADLIERTLYNAVISGVSLGGDSFFYVNTLKVRHNAFADDQRSAVGGRQPWFGTACCPPNVMRTLSSLDQLVATSDDDGVQVQLYAPASVRMGSIGFDIETEYPWHGTVRVRITATPDTPWTLGLRIPAWADSHRLTINGFEGPLRRVWSVGDEVVLELPVTARRTTPDERIDSVRGCVAIERGPLVYCFEQQDADAVLDETAVVPGELIERDQPGLLGGVTTIEVPARDGTLTAIPYYAWANRTVGPMTVWIREDA, via the coding sequence ATGCCTTTGCGCCCACTCCCTTTCGGCAGCACGTCAATCACCGGAGGCTTCTGGCTGGAGCGTCAGCGGACCAACCGCGACGCCACCATCCCGGCCGCGGCGCAGCGCCTCGAGGAGGTCGGCACGCTCGAGAACTTCCGCCGGGCGGCCGGCACCGAATCAGGTGGCTTCGCCGGGAAGTTGTTCGCCGACACCGATGTCTACAAGTGGCTCGAGGCGGTCGCCTGGGAACAGGCCCGCGAGCCGTCACCCCAGCTCGCCGACTGGCAGTCCGGCGCGAGCGCCTTGGTCGCCGCGGCCCAGGAGCCCGACGGGTATCTCAACACCCACACGCGGCTCGCGCTCGGCGGTCAGCGGTACGGCGACCTGGAGAAGGGCCACGAGCTCTACTGCGCGGGACACCTGCTGCAAGCGGCGGTCGCGCAGGTCCGAGCCACAGGCGATCGCACGCTGCTCGACGTCGCGTCCCGGTTCGCCGATCACCTGTGCAAGACCTTCGGACCCGGCCGGCTCGAAGGTGTCGACGGACATCCACTGATCGAGATGGCGCTCGTCGAGCTCTACCGTGAGACCGGTACGGCGGCGTACCTCGAGCTGGCGTCGTACTTCGTGGAGGCCCGCGGCCACGGGACGCTCACTCCCCCGGGCCACCACGGCCCGGCGTACTTCCAGGATCATCTGCCGGTGCGCGACGTCCGCACGATCGCCGGCCACGCGGTCCGCGCGCTCTATCTCGCGGCCGGGGCGACCGACGTCGCGGTGGAGACCGGTGACGCCGAGCTGCTCGACGCGCTGCAGGCCACCTGGCAGACGATGGTCGACAGCCAGACGTACCTGACCGGCGGCGTCGGGTCCCGCTGGTACGGCGAGGCGTTCGGCGACCCGTTCGAGTTGCCGCCGGATGCGGCGTACTGCGAGACCTGTGCGGCGATCGCCAGCGTGCAGTGGAGCTGGCGCCTGCTGCTCGCGACGGGTGAGAGCAAGTACGCCGACCTGATCGAGCGCACGCTCTACAACGCGGTGATCTCCGGCGTCTCGCTCGGCGGTGACAGTTTCTTCTACGTGAACACGCTGAAGGTGCGGCACAACGCCTTCGCCGACGACCAGCGCTCCGCGGTCGGCGGGCGGCAGCCCTGGTTCGGGACGGCGTGCTGCCCGCCGAACGTGATGCGGACGTTGTCGTCGCTCGATCAGCTGGTCGCGACCTCGGACGACGACGGGGTGCAGGTGCAGCTGTACGCGCCGGCCTCGGTGCGGATGGGTTCCATCGGCTTCGACATCGAGACCGAGTACCCGTGGCATGGGACGGTCCGGGTGCGGATCACAGCCACTCCGGACACACCGTGGACGCTCGGACTGCGGATCCCGGCGTGGGCGGACAGCCACCGGTTGACGATCAACGGGTTCGAAGGACCGCTGCGACGGGTGTGGTCGGTGGGTGACGAGGTCGTGCTCGAGTTGCCGGTCACGGCCCGCCGTACGACACCCGACGAGCGGATCGACTCGGTGCGCGGATGCGTCGCGATCGAACGCGGTCCGTTGGTGTACTGCTTCGAGCAGCAGGACGCGGACGCCGTACTCGACGAAACCGCGGTCGTCCCGGGTGAGCTGATCGAGCGGGACCAGCCCGGGTTGCTCGGCGGCGTGACGACGATCGAGGTGCCGGCGCGCGACGGAACGCTGACCGCGATCCCGTACTACGCGTGGGCGAACCGGACGGTCGGCCCGATGACGGTCTGGATCCGGGAGGACGCATGA